Within Eschrichtius robustus isolate mEscRob2 chromosome X, mEscRob2.pri, whole genome shotgun sequence, the genomic segment CAGATACCAAGGTGTTCACCCCCGCCCCAGCCCATGCCTTTTCCCATTTCAGAGGTGATGGGGCTATTAGCAGCCCAGGCCATTTGATTCGACTCACTCTACTTTCAGGGGCAGCAGCAGCATGgctgccccttcccctcctctctagCAGCCAGATAACACTCCCTCTCAGTACCTACCACCCAACCGGGCACCAGAGACCCAGGCCCGAGACGCCAAGGAAACTCGGCCACAGTCCTCAGCACCAGGGCTCATGTGTTGATTCTCTTTCTGGGTTTAGATTACATGCACAGCGCCCACCGCCCTGTCACTGGGGGCCACCTGGGGAAAAAGGAGAGTAGTTATGTGGGCAGCATGGGCACCAGCCCCAGGAAGTCGAGCCGCTGCACGCCCCCGCCTGCCGACTCTGAGCTTGTCAGCTTTTGCTACCTCCACATGCGGGAACAAAGGAAGGATCAGGAAAGCCGGACAGATGTCAATGAGAACTTAATCTTCTTTGAGGAGACCAGGCCCCGGACCAAGTCTGACCCCACGTCTAAGAGTTCTGGCCAAGGTTATGATGTGATCCCTGATGACTTTGATGCAGCTAGCCTAGACCACGAGCCTTGTGCCAGCAGGGCCCGGTCCTACACTTTGGACAATTCCCTTGGGGCTGAAGCCCTGAATTTCTACTGTGACTCTTGCAAAGCCAAACTCCAGGAGCAGCTGGGCCCTCGCAAAGGTGGGAGGTCTGGCTCCTCTCGTGACAATATGGTAGACCTgatgtccctcccaccccccgggagtgaggaggaggaagaggaggaagatgagagCACTTCGCTGTTGCCTGCCATTGCTGCCCCACCTCCTGGTTTCCGAGACAACAGTTCTGATGAAGATGACCCCAAGCGCCGGGCCGTCCAGAGCCAGGAGCAAGGACGCCACCTGCGTGGGCTCCTGTACGATGAGATTCCGGTGACACTGATTGACAGCGTGCAGACCCGGACAGTCCGAGATCATGCCCAGGAGCTAGATGATGCCCTGGTGTCCACTCTGCAGGCTCTGGAAGCCCTGGCAGCCTCAGAGGATGGACCACACCCCCCAGCCCCTCAGACTGCAGGTAACAGCGCgttcctcctccctcttgcctccctttccttctcctggCCAGGCAGGCCCAGCAGGTGACGTTTCTTCTTCCCAAGCAGAGGTCAAAGTCAGCGTGGTGTGTCAGGGCAGTGGATGGGCCAGAGGCAGTTCAGATAGGGTCGGGGGAGCGACGAAGCTGTGGCAGGGATCTGCTGCTCAGCCCCCGCTAGAGCTCTGGCTCTCACCATTCCATCGCTTTGGAAATGTCTTGCCGATGGACCCCAGGGATTGGGGCCATGACAGCTACGGAGCCAGGCCAGGATGGAGGATCAGAGCAAGATTGTGAGAGATATAGAAGACAGGCAAAGAACAGCCAGCATGCATATgactggaagaaaaacaaaatgaccaACTAACCACCTAGGGACCTGGGATCAGGGGAGCCAGGAGCCCTCACCGCTCAGGGCTGAGGCCTTTATCCACCTAAGAGCTTTGGCTCTCAGTCAGACGCATCCAAGTCCTGGCTTCTTCACCACTTTCAGTGTCACCTTTGCTTTGGCAAGGCACTtaaccctctctgagcctcacttttgtCATCTTAAATGGATTTGAGAACAATAGTCCTAtcacatagggttgttgtgaggattaaatgagatcgtTCATGCAAAGTACATAAACActtcctagcacatagtaaggacTCAGTAAGTGGTagccactattattattattattatttggtggGCAAACTATACAGCATGCATGCTATTCCCTGCTATAGACCCACATACATCCATCTTGTAGACAAACACGGATGTCAGACATGCACCCATAGTCACACATACATCCTTCCACACACATACGCCTTCAAACAAAGAGGTCAGTGATACAGTGACAGGAAGGAAATAGGGAGGAATAAGGCATATGAGAAAGCCTGTGAGGCGAGGGCAAGTGTGGACAGAGAGGGTGAAGCAATTGGGGTCAGAGGGAGCCTCGCTGACCAGGGCGAGTACCTGCCTTTTCTGTATGTGAGCGCATCCTTGGTGTCGGGCGGCCCCCATGTGTTCGGCCCCCAGGCCTGGCATTTCTCTTTGCTCAGAGTCTGGAGCTCCAAGCACTGGCTGCTCCCAGGCTAGAGGCCCATGTGATAGCCAGAGAGAGGCCAAGCTCAGCTAAATGGCCTCAGCTGCAGGGACTGTAGGCAGGCCTGGCCACATGAGGAGGGCCGGAGAGAGAGGGAGCTCTCTTTGCTGGCTCTCTTCAGGACAATTAACAAAAATTTCCTAGCTGTTGAATCTAAAAATAGTGATGATTAGCATGTTGTTTTGCCTGTGATTTGCATGTTAATTTGCCATCAAACTGCCCAGATCTTCTCTAGgcctcttttgtttctctttcggATTCCAGCCCTTCATCACCCCTCTCCCAGCTTGCCTTTctttgtcccctcccctcccctcctcccaccctcagccCTGCAGGCCCCCCAGGCCTGACTGGTTTTTTCCAGCTTGAAACCCTGCTGACTAACCTTGACCCTCATAGACTCTCTACATATGGTTGGAAAGGACTTGACGCGAGTAAATGCTGCAGACCCTATCCCTGTCCCTCCAGGTCTGATTGTGCTGGCCACAATCACCCCTGAATCGTCGTTGGACTCGGGCCACGAAACCAACTCTTCGGAGCTCACGGACATGTCGGAGATGATGTCAGCCATGAAGCAACACCAGAATACCACCTACTTCCTGGCCCAGCATCTCAACAAGGACAGCCTCCTGGCCCGCAAGGACCTGCCCTTCCGGATCCAGAGCTGTGCAGCCCAGGCCGTTCTCACGGCCCCTTACTCTCTCGGGCGCCCAGATCCCAACCTGTCCCTCCAGCCAGCTGTCACGGGCCAGAGTCCTGGCGCCCCTGGTGCTCGGAGGAAGGTGCCCCCGTCAGAGGCCCAGCCACAGCGCGAGCGAACGTATGCCCTGGCTGTGCACCCAGCGCTGTCCCCTCAGCTGAGTGAGCAGAAGAATCTGAGCCTGCTATCCCCAGTTCCTGAGGACAAAGGGCCTGGCCACACTCGGGCGGGCCTAGAGATGTCACTGAGGGCGGCCACACCGTCCCTCAGTGAAGAGCAGGTCTCTGAGCTAAGGGAGAGCCTGCCCAAGGAGGTCAGGTTGAGCCCCAAGCTTATCCTGGACCCAAAGGGCAGTGTGACCCCAGCCATCATCTCGGCCGCCCTACAGCAGGTGGTTCATACTAAGAGTCTATCTGCCCCTGGTGGGGCCTTGGGGAACCCCCCCAACAGTGGGGAGAGGTTAGAGGCCAGCATGgggaggtcagaggtcagcaTGGGAAGGCCAGAAGTTAGCGTGATGAGCGGCAGTGCCAATAAGAATCTCAAGTTCAAAATGAGTCCCAGTGCTCCAGAGGCTTCACGGAATTCGCAGCCGCAGCTGAGCCCAGAGGTCTCTTCCGGGTCCCGAGCACCTGCAGGCAGCCGAGCTGATAGCCTGCACCTCTCCTCACAAGAGGACAGGCTGCCTATTCAAAGTTTCCCTCCCAAAAGCTATCTTTCTCGAGCGAGTCGAGAGTCAGTGGGCAAGCAAGGTGGCGGGGAGGTGGCGGGCAAGGGCGGGCCTGAGGGTGCTAAGCCTTCCCTGCACAAGCAGGGCACTGTCTCCGGCCAGGGGGAGAAGGGGCAGCTGGAGAGCACCCCCCAAAGCAGCAAGCTTGAAGACACCAGCCTGGTCCCCCGAGCCGGCTACCCCATGGTTCTGCAGAGCCCCAGCTGCCTGCCGCGAGGCCAGAGCCCGCTGAGGCCTCAGGCTGCCAGCCGGCAGGTGAGCACCATGCCCTCCAGAAAGATCGAAACGACCCTGGACGGAGCCCACTTGGCCTCCGAAGGCCCCACCAAGCCCAAATCGTCCCGGGGTCCTTTCCGGCTCCGCAACTTGTTCTCTGCCACCTTCCCAACCCGCCAGAAGAAGGAGACCGATGAGCGGCAGGCCCAGCTGCAGAAGGTAAAGCAGTATGAGCTGGAGTTCCTTGAGGAACTTCTCAAGCCACCAAGCCAGGGGGAGCTGTCGGGCACCGAGTACCTGCAACCCCCAGCTCCAGGCCGCTGCAGCTGCCAGCTCCGCAGCAGCCCCGTGCAGCAGGGGCCCGGCATGTCCCGAGAGCAGAGGCGCAGCTGTGATTGCAAGCGCATGTGCCGGGGGGCCCGGCCTCAGGCCCCCCAGACGCCGGTGCCCAGCCTCCGGGGCAGGGAGAGGGACAGGGTCCCCCCTACCCAGAGGCAGCCAGAGGCCGGCCCAGGCTTGAGCCTCGGCAGCCCCACCAGTGTCCGGCGCATCCGCTCCACCAGCCTGGAATCCCGAGAGTGCCGATCGGACCCTGAGAGCGGCGTTTCATGCCTGACCACATGTGCCTCGGGGGGCGAGTGTCTAGGAGCTCCCAACTACAGGAAACTGATGCGCCGCTACAGCGTCAGTGAGCTGGACCAGGGCGACAGGGCCTCGCTGACCTCGGACGTCTACCCGCACCCACCACTGGGCATGCTGCCCAGAGAGGCCAAGGAGGTAGAGGCAGGCCTCCCCCTAGGCATGGGTCCCAAAAGCAAGTCCCTGGAATCCCCGACCCTGGGAGACCCCTCCTACGTCCACGTTGCCCCTGAGACCAAAGGCCCCAGACAGATGGCCGTGTTCTCACTGCCGGAAGAGGTGTACCGGAAGCCCGCGGAGCTGGACGAGGACAGCGAGAGCGGCAAGTGCTGCTCCATTCGCTACTGCTTCTACTACCGCAAGTGCGACATGGCAGATGACACCAGCGACGGCAAGGACGAGCTCTCCTACTCCATCCCCATGAAGATCCTGCCCGGCATGAAGCTGGACGAGCAGGTGGTGCCCGTGgtgagcaggaccctgcaggtGCTGGATGCCGCCACCTGCAGCAGCCCGGAGGCCTCCCGCACCCAGGAGATCGACCTGCGGGTGTCCACCTTCGAGGGGAGCCTGGCCAAGATCAACGCCCTGCGGGCCCATGCCTACGGCCTGCCTGACGGCTTCCTGGCCGCACGGCTGGACACCAACGAGCTGCTGACGGTCCTGCGGCAGTGCGTGGCCAGCCCCGAGGCCCGCGCCCCCAAGCCCTACGTCGCCCAGATCTCTGAATACAAGCTCGAGCTGGCTCTCAAGTTCAAGGAGCTCCGGGCCTCCTGCCGCCGCGTGGCCAACGTGGACAAGAGCCCCACTCACATGCTGGCAGCCATCACGGGCAGCTTCCAGGTGCTGAGCAGCCTCATTGAGACCTTCGTGCGGCTGGTGTTCATTGTGCGCTCCGAGGCCCAGCGCCAAGAGCTGCTGGCCAAGGTGGAAGAGGTGGTGAGGAACTACACCTTCCTGCTGCGTGCAGCCGAGGAGTCCACCGCCCGGAGCctcaagcagcagcagcaggcagcGGCCGCGGGGCACACACCGGGCTCCCCTGCTTCAGCGACTGTTACGAGCACATTCACCCGCTCCTTAAAAACCCTTATTAAGTAGGCCATCTGCCCGGGCCTGCCCCCCTTCCCCAACCGTGGCCCCAGGTTTGAGCTTTGTGGTCTTTGCATCTTGTGGTGAGTATAGGTGTCTGCTGGGCCAGTCAGGGTCCCAGAGCCCTCAGTCTCCAGGGAGTGACAGCTCCCTGCGTTGAGGCTGTTCCCGAGGGCTCCCGGCAGCTGCCACCCTGGGTATCCTCACCCCTTCCCTGGCCTCTGGGCGTCACTGTTAGGGCcaagccccccccacccccgtcactACGCCCGCCGCAGAGCTGTATTGCCTCTCTTCTCTAGGGCTGAGACGTGACGTCAGGCCCACTTCCTGCTCCATCGTGGGAGCCGGAGGGAGGCGGCCCTGAAGCAGGAGGCCCGTGGGCCTTGAGCTCCTCTTGACTCCTGTGCCCCTCTGGGGAGCAGTGGCAGTAGCAGCAGGCCACAGCGCCGAGCGAGCGGAGAGGCTCGGGCACCCAGTCCAGACGTGCCCGCCCACCCTGGGCTCACGCTCACTCGGCAGGAGCCACCCCGGAGGGCCTGTGCCCGGGTAGCGGGTCTGCAGAAAACAGCCGCACTCAGCTGTCTGTGGCCGGCCCAGCAGGCTGGCAGCCTCGGGGAGCGCTCGACCCCAGGCCCAGTAGCTCCACACCAGCCATCCCCAAAGTGCCCTGCCCCTCGCTGACGGGCAGGGCAGCTCAGTCCACTAGGGAGCAAGCATCTGGGATCACCCCGCTCGTTCTGGGTAAGGAACCTGGTGAACACGTCTGCCCTGGGGAGACCCGGCGCAGGCCTCAGAGCCCGCCTGGCCCGGCCCAGCGCAGGGGCTGTCGCTGCCAGCGTGCGGCTCCTCTCAACATCTCTCTACCAGACAGACTGTCCTTAGGAGTCCGACTTAGCTACagatgggggatggggggtgggggggaggggtcgggGGGGTGTTGATGACTATATCTTAAACTTCTGGAAGCTAGCGTGATATGTTAATCCTGAGTATATGCTTTTGGCTGTGTATTGACCCTGTGGATTTGTCTCTAAGAAAAGAAGCTGAGCGCCTTACCTGGTGCAGTCcagcacctctctctccctctctctctctctccctctctctctctctctctctctctctctctccccccccctctctcatctatctctatctctctgtctctccccactcCTCCGAGTCATCTGGAAGGGAATCCACACTGTTTAGCATCCTCCTTGACACACATCTGCTGCCGTCACCGCCCCCACTACAACGTTCCTGGGAGTGAAGACACGGAGTCCCTACTAATTGCCCATTGTAGGGAACAAAGAAAGCCAATGTTTCTTCTGTATAGATTGCTTCTCATCCACCTCTCCATACACCCCATTTCCCACAAGCTCGTGCCCTGTGTCTAACTCTCTTTCATCATTCCGTGAGAGGCTCACGTGAAACCTCCCATTCTTATGTGAGTTTTATAAAGATGTACACTGTGCTTAACCCCCGCCCATCCTTGTTATCCCCGAGTGCGATAAAGGACCCCCTGAGTGGCGATTCCTCCCGGCAAGGATTAGGGGAGCTCCTTCTGCAAAAGCCAGCCCCCCTCTTCCTTGCCTCTCCTCCCACAGGACCAAGTTGTTTAATGGGCCAGAGATGCAGCCAGTGGGGAACCGTTGCCCCCTGCGACCACCGCAAGCCTGCGTGCTGACGTGGTCTGCCTCTTCTCCCAACTTCTTGATCCTGCCCCTTCACCACTCAGGCCCCACCTGTGTCATTCATTCCACCGCCATCCTTCACCTCTCCCTCGGCCTCATGGAGAGAACACATTTTCTAATGtctgtatatagtatatatactacataaaatatataaattctatatatatatactaatttaTGTCTTGTTTTTCAAACAAGAATGATTAAATCTATTCATCTTACTATCCCAATAAGTCTTTGCAGTGCCTCTGTGTGGGTGTCCTTGTGTCCTTGAATTGTTGGTTGCTGGGTGCTCCCCCGGGCCTCCGCGCCCATCTTCCTGGGCCCTGGTTGTTGAGGAGAGATGAGGACCCtgctcctcctgcctcccctttGCCCCTCTTAGAAGTCTGCTGTTGGTCACGGGAGTTGGATACTGTCTACTCCTTTCTCTTGACCTTGGGTCCTTTGGCTCACCTGGCCACCATGGCTGTGACCTCAGAGCTGATGGGGCGGGCTGGGCACATGAGAACAATGTGCTCCTCAGCACCGGACAGCCTGGgaattgggagatagggattcAGGTCAGCTCTCAAGTTGCTTTGGGAAATGGGGCCTCTCCCTCTGAAACGTGCCCAGTCACCTCAGAACGTAGCTTGACTGCCTTGTAGCTCAGGCTATCCAATCCCTTGCAATGGCCTCTGGCGGTTTCTTGGGAGAGGGGTATTTCCATACAATAGAAGCAGCAGGAACCTAAGCAGAGCTGACTTCTCTGGCTTTTCAGAGAGTTACCTAATGGTGGGTGATGATTCTGTTTCTCCTGTTCTAGGTCCTTCTGGTAATCACAGGTCCCCTGTAGCCTATGAGATGCCTTTGTGCCAACTAGAAAAAGATTCTCCCTGCTGCACCTACCCACCATGATGAAttagaaaacaatagcaacaaaaaaacCAGTCCTCTGGGTGATGCTAGACCTGTGGGCACACGTCTTGGTAATTTCAGCCCCACTTACTTTGATGGCCGGTTGTACAAACTATACAACCATTTGCAGTAGCCCTGATGAGTCACTTCCTTCCAAAGCTTGGGCACAGATGCTTTTTCTCACGTTTGCAAAAGTCGTGGCTAAAGTGGTTtgggagagggcagacagcagaagcaagaagagctacagttctgcagcctgtggaaggaaaaccacattcacagaaagatacacagaatgaaaaggcagaggactttgtaccagatgaaggaacaagtaaaaccccagaaaaacaatgaaatggggcttccctggtggcacagtggttaagaatctgcctgccagtgtaggggacacgggtttgatccctggtctgggaagatcccacatgccgcggagcaactaagaccatgtgccacaactactgagcctgcgctctagagcccgcaagccacaactactgaagcccacgtgcctaaaacctgtgctccgcaacaagagaagccacctcaatgagaaacccatgcaccacaacgaagagtagctcctgctcaccacaactagagaaagcccgcacgcagcaacgaagacccaatgcagccaaaaataaactaaaatacatacatttataaaaaaaaatttttttaaacaactaaatggagattggcaaccttccagaaaaggaattcagaataatgatagtgaagatgatccaggacctcagaaaaagaatggaggcaaagatcaagaagatgaaagaaatgtttaacaaagacctagaataattaaagatcaaacacctagaagaattaaagaacaaacaaacagagaggaacaatacaataactgaaatgaaaaatacacttagaaggaatcaatagcagaataactgaggcagaagaacggataagtgacctggaagacagaatggtggaattcactgccacagaactgaataaagaaaaaagaatgaaaagaaatgaagacagcctaagagacctctggggcaacattaagcgcaccaacattcgcattataggggtcccagaaggagaagagagagagaaaggacccaagaaaatatttgaagagattatagttgaaaacttccctaacatgggaaaggaaataggcacccaagtccaggaagcgcagagagtcccaggcaggataaacccaaggagaaacatgccaagacacatactaatcaaattgacaaaaattaacgacaaagacaaattgttgaaagcaacaagggaaaaatgacaacatacaagggaactcccataa encodes:
- the FRMPD3 gene encoding FERM and PDZ domain-containing protein 3, which encodes MECEQLPAETLRQVTIHRDPIYGFGFVAGSERPVVVRSVRPGGPSEDKLLAGDQIVAINEEDVSEAPRERFIELIRSAKEFIVLTVLHTHQSPKSAFISAAKKAKLRSNPVKVRFSEQVATGETDAKMMKKEALLLIPNVLKVFLENGQIKSFTFDGRTTVKDVMVTLQDRLSLRYIEHFALVLEYAGPEQNHKFLLLQDKQPLAYVVQRTHYHGMKCLFRISFFPKDPVELLRRDPAAFEYLYIQSRNDVIRERFGMDPKPEMLLGLAALHIYITVSATRPSQKISLKNVEKEWGLEPFLPPSLLQGIKEKNLRKSLSQQLKAHQTHPSSSTKGSAIQAKLQYLRILNELPTFTGVLFNTVGLDEKQSATTLLVGPRHGISHVIDLKTNLTTVLSEFSKISKIQLFRENQGVARVETSIMDAKPLVLLMEWPEATNFACLIAGYCRLLLDSRKMVFSRPASQPLPPPMIKADYMHSAHRPVTGGHLGKKESSYVGSMGTSPRKSSRCTPPPADSELVSFCYLHMREQRKDQESRTDVNENLIFFEETRPRTKSDPTSKSSGQGYDVIPDDFDAASLDHEPCASRARSYTLDNSLGAEALNFYCDSCKAKLQEQLGPRKGGRSGSSRDNMVDLMSLPPPGSEEEEEEEDESTSLLPAIAAPPPGFRDNSSDEDDPKRRAVQSQEQGRHLRGLLYDEIPVTLIDSVQTRTVRDHAQELDDALVSTLQALEALAASEDGPHPPAPQTAGLIVLATITPESSLDSGHETNSSELTDMSEMMSAMKQHQNTTYFLAQHLNKDSLLARKDLPFRIQSCAAQAVLTAPYSLGRPDPNLSLQPAVTGQSPGAPGARRKVPPSEAQPQRERTYALAVHPALSPQLSEQKNLSLLSPVPEDKGPGHTRAGLEMSLRAATPSLSEEQVSELRESLPKEVRLSPKLILDPKGSVTPAIISAALQQVVHTKSLSAPGGALGNPPNSGERLEASMGRSEVSMGRPEVSVMSGSANKNLKFKMSPSAPEASRNSQPQLSPEVSSGSRAPAGSRADSLHLSSQEDRLPIQSFPPKSYLSRASRESVGKQGGGEVAGKGGPEGAKPSLHKQGTVSGQGEKGQLESTPQSSKLEDTSLVPRAGYPMVLQSPSCLPRGQSPLRPQAASRQVSTMPSRKIETTLDGAHLASEGPTKPKSSRGPFRLRNLFSATFPTRQKKETDERQAQLQKVKQYELEFLEELLKPPSQGELSGTEYLQPPAPGRCSCQLRSSPVQQGPGMSREQRRSCDCKRMCRGARPQAPQTPVPSLRGRERDRVPPTQRQPEAGPGLSLGSPTSVRRIRSTSLESRECRSDPESGVSCLTTCASGGECLGAPNYRKLMRRYSVSELDQGDRASLTSDVYPHPPLGMLPREAKEVEAGLPLGMGPKSKSLESPTLGDPSYVHVAPETKGPRQMAVFSLPEEVYRKPAELDEDSESGKCCSIRYCFYYRKCDMADDTSDGKDELSYSIPMKILPGMKLDEQVVPVVSRTLQVLDAATCSSPEASRTQEIDLRVSTFEGSLAKINALRAHAYGLPDGFLAARLDTNELLTVLRQCVASPEARAPKPYVAQISEYKLELALKFKELRASCRRVANVDKSPTHMLAAITGSFQVLSSLIETFVRLVFIVRSEAQRQELLAKVEEVVRNYTFLLRAAEESTARSLKQQQQAAAAGHTPGSPASATVTSTFTRSLKTLIK